DNA from Solanum stenotomum isolate F172 chromosome 3, ASM1918654v1, whole genome shotgun sequence:
GTTTGTCGTAATAGAAGATTCATTACGCCTAACTCGAAATAACTTAATTCGACATCAAGATCGACAGAGAATAGAAAACTGTAGATAAGTGGCTGAAAAAATCGCCTAAGTATTGTGAGTGACTCTGTAGGTAAGAtggcaaaaataaataaaattatttttctattacaaattaaaaaagaaaattgacttTCATTTCTAATAATTCTATTAGTTGAGTGGCTGAAAAATCAAATCGTGTAACATTAATATGCCAAAGAAATCAAGCTATAGTACATGTAGGACCaaaatatgtgttatttttctGATACGCTACCTAATAACGCCGTTTGATATTTAACTATCCAACTTGTTCGAAATATCTATTAAATTGGATCCATCCATAAGATGTGTTAATTAGCCCTTAGCTAGCTGTTCATTAGGGATCCGGCTCCCCTCCATTATCCCCTCCCTCTATTTCGTCAAGTGCACGTCTAGATTAGAGACATGTgtcatatttaaagtttaaaggtcaaaattatatcatatgaacaaatatcataaccatagttaagtcaactaattttagaaaactactctccaaaTTTGATAAGGATTACAATATATTctatacaaaatttgatatttattaatatcattaatttcatattatatttttgtatttaaatattaaattgtaaatttttagttttaaaccaattatttttaaatgataaaagatTGCTATTCTGAGTTCTTTTGATTACTTCTGATCAATTTCAATGTTCTcattttttttggatcatttttcaGCTTATTTAATTCTACTAAATAATTGCTAGAacagaaaatgattttttttgtttattgctacagtacatttttcaaaataaaaatataattaaataattggagTGGATtagtaagataaataaaatagatatcttcatatttcttataaaaatagtttaaaacaaaattagatttcaacaaaatttaatgaaaaaaatatatttaaattgattggttgactttttaagtaaaatataaatagttgagtgactttataagtgaaatatcaatagttgagtgacttttgagttataatcattaatttcatattatattttggtatttaaatattaaattgtaaattaaaaatataagatgaaattaaagatattaataaatatcaaattttgtatggaatatattgtaattcttaccaaatttggagagtagttttctaaaattagttgacttaactatggttatgatatttgttaatataatataatcttgacatttaaactttaaatatgacACATGTCTCTAGTCTAGACGTGCACTTGACGAAATGAAAGGAAGAGGTAATGGAGGGGAGCCGGATCCGTTCAGTAGCTTGCATTGTCCTCTTGATCTTTAATCCACATTTAGGAGTTGTTGGTAgttgaataaaataaagttatttatatattaattctcGTATAACATAATTATATGACGTTTGCTAGATAGAAAATacgttattcatgtataaaattaagaaataaatttacctAACtatacatcttttttttttttactatattatcaaaaattacctaccatttgaaaaaatgaCAAGAATCATACTCTCTCCTATTCTCGAATAAATCACTTTATGCGATGTATATGtcagatacatcactttacatGATGTATTAGGAAGTAGGCGACGTATCGAGACGTTGAGTAAATTGGGACGCGATGTATTAGGACGTTTTGGGATGTATTcgaattccaccaaatttaagagatttttgtaatttaaaaaatagtagaAATATGATGTAGTTAGCTTTTACCActataaatttatgtaaaatttcCTAAAATTATATAAGATGTTTGGTTGAAAATTCAGAAACCGACATAACTAATATAAGTATAAAATAAGGaaatttatatgttattttatgcGGAATAAAATACTAGAATAATAATATGATCAAAGGAGCAACTGTGGGGTCCatcaatatttaaagaaaaaaataatcaagataGTACTGGTGACACATAAGATAGTACAAGGCTCCATCAAATTGGTGACACATAAGATGGTGAGTCccatttcctttctttttcaaatGATTGTAAATGAACAAGAGAgataaaatgactaatttttatagtttgactctgaaaaagaaaatcacGACAATTAAAGATATACGAAGAGAGtattttgtttaaattgacTAACAAATACATTCCTTCTTCTTGGTACACAAAATTCTTAAGCTCAATTTTtacatacttttatttaaaacaatTAAACGAAGTTTAAACGTAAAATGTCAATATACATATGTAACCCACCTAACTTTAACAATCAATGTTCAGACAAATACAGTATAGTGAGGTCCAAGGAAACAATAATTAAccaaggaaaaaagaaaaaaatattagttatgTGGTGATTGTCTCCTTTAGTTTATGTGGTGAAGCTTTTCTGAATATATGTGcttatattatattacataTATCTACACTCAATTTCCAATTTCTCATAATtgctaaattaaaaaaatggagtTCCATTGGTATTCTGTTGTTGTTCCTCTGTttgtcttcattttttttcttcataactGCTTATttaccacttttaataatacTAACAAAAAATTACCACCATCTCCAAGAAAGCTCCCAATCATAGGAAATTTGCATCAACTTGGGTTGCATCCTCACCGTTCTCTCCATGAACTATCAAAAAGATATGGTGCAGTCATGCTACTTCACTTGGGCAGTAAGCCAGTTCTTGTTGCTTCCTCTGTCGATGTTGTTCGCGATATCTTGAAAACTCATGATCTCGTATGGTCAACCAGACCAAAATCTAGCATCGCTGATGGACTCCTTTATGGATCCAAAGGCGTGGCCTTTAGTAATTATAGTGAATACTGGAGACAAATTAGAAGTGTCATGGTGCTTCAGCTTCTCAGCAACAAAAGAGTCCAATCTTATCGTTGTGtgagagaagaagaaatatCAAACATGATTGATAAAATTAGGCAACAGTGTGATTCAGTGATAGACTTGAGAGATGTTTTGTAATGACCCTATTGGTCATttttgtgtcttgccttctgtgtgtcgtttagagcgttcctatagcgaccccaattCATTTACGACTTGccgggactgacagttcggtcacctggtcgttcgtttggtcttggtgtgagtttttgtgttttggagcttatgaaccttgaacgatcattttcgatcaaaagttcaagaagatgacatcggaatccagttctgacgatttcatcagctccggaagggtcattttaagctagtagcatggtcgacatgactcctgaggttttcagtgtgagtcagtgtgattaggcgttttagcctttgaattttggcttaagtttgactttggtcaacattttgagtaaacgcgctcggatgagaattccgtcagtgcggttagctccggaatgttgagtttggtctagattgacccttcttttgtgtcccgagGTTTCTGATTTCTTTCCGAGctttttgtgggttttgacttaaaatggcctTTGGAattgggacccactttttatcgaaatgacctctgatgaaaatttcgactgcgccgttgagtctggaatattgaatttggtatggttgcatatctcgtttgcgtgcacggggttccgaacgagatcggagcaccccgtcggagttaaagttttggaaattgttgcagattttctgcaataaatgcagaaaatcagcaacatttcccaaaacttcaaactctcttaactctctcatcttttgtccgatttgggcgattcaaaaggcaaagttgtgagatttttcgagggcaacgcgttggtgagctcggatagtggtTTGGGGTTCCCGTTTGAGGTAAATTCGCGATAAAACCTGACTGCTGTACTGTTTTCGAGTCCttgtttttggaatttttgttttggtcatatctcactcattttagctcggttttgggtgattcgaagtcccacaTGTTGAGAATTGTCGTGACTTCGTTGTAGAGTGTTTAAAGAGTGCTGGGCACCTTTTGATTTTCGTTTATTTCGATTTTGGACTGCTGCAGTAGGGTTTCTATTAGTTGTTTAAAGTgggttttcttgcttgttggtttttgctGTGTTTTAAGCCTCggattgtgttccattttggaacacaagtttggagtgttgtttagggtctcttgacggagtcaaatttggacagttcggtgcgggtcccacgattcccgttttgactccaaaattgacccgtctccgtttgttatgattttggtgtctaaatgaccatagtaacgttgtgactctatttttgatagcggggcagcgttttgagactgttcggaaagggaaagctccggtaAAGTGATTTGGAGAGCGCACGGttggccttaaggtaggctacggcTTTCCTTTATTTTAGActgagcttaattgtgtaaaaacatgtcgattggagtgaattgggggtggaTACTAGTTTACTaccttactttgattagataccttatGTTATGATCGATTGGCCACATTTCGGGTATAGTATCATGTTATCcggtttagtagagttgcatgtCTATGTGCTAAATGTTATTGTATGCTTTGTATTGTATgccttagtctaggttaggctagcattgccttagacttatgacccgtgtgggctggatagccttgactttctgccgacgtcgttcggatgacttagctccttgtagactggaatagcagacttgagtctgatagtttgagccttagattaggcgttatcgCTACTTGTTGCACTTCTGTATCTTCTCCCTCGTATTCTGCGGTTCCGGCGCATTCTCAAAGGTTTGGTGCATCACTCGAGGCGTGGGATTGAGATAGTctaggcttggagccttttatGTAATATCTTAGAGTGGGCGGCGTTCCACGGTGGTTGTTTTTGGATTGAatcctattggagataccatcacccccggggtcgttctttctagctgggctgggaacgtatcgctggctgggtagactcggtgatatcggcgatcgcccccgggcctctctttctagctgggctgggagtgtgctgctggctgggtgtccccgggtcgctctttctagctgggctgggagctgactgcatggtaggacgactcgtgatatctacctcactcacgggtccctctttctagctgggctgggagcggactgtttggttgggtgccccctagggtcactctttctagctgggctgggagtgcactgctggttgggtggagtctgatggattatcttagttactttgggCTGGTAGcctaatttttcttctttctcagtagacttagcttttccgtgtacctgtcgggcttatgggggttcgttcaggttttatttgagcttgtgcacgagtgtaccttctgggttTATGGGGGCCCAGTTAGGTTTAGTCtagttgtacttagtttgtttctggtatgctcgtgtgcttcATTTTCTTATCCGCTTTGACCtctctgtgtctagattctatcctttcttattgtttttaccctttttgctcagtcggcctatgatgcctactgagtacctgttgtgttggtactcatgctacgctctgcatctatttcttGATGCAGGTCCCAGTACCAGTTACCAGCGGTGATTAGTTCCAGCCTCCTTTTGCAGTTGTGATTCGGAGACGAGGGCgagcacttggcgttttggggtttgttctgtctccttcttttgatttagctagtcttgttgcctttgagacacgctctgttgtggtccacttttgggacttgtactctttattagatagctctgtaatagtgacttccaggttctgggagggatttctgtatatatttattttgggttgcttccgctttgttatccttgtttagattattattttcgctagtttctgcccttttgctcattgcttgatgttctgggttacgggttggcttacctactagtagggtatagtaggtgccatcatgactcgagaaatcgggtcgtgacatgttTTAAGTTGTATGACTAATAACATAATCAGCAGAGTGACCATAGGAAGAACATACAATGAAGGGGAAACTGGAATAGCTGTTAAGGCTCTCTTACAAGAACTTCTTGCACTTTTAGGTACTTTTAACATTGGTGAGTGTATTCCGTGGCTTAAATGGGTCAATAAAATTAATGGTCTTGACAACAGAGTGAAGAAAGTAGCTAAAGATTTGGATGCATTTCTAGACAGCGTGATTGAAGAACATGTGATTAGAAACAACAAAGGAGAATATACTACTGCGGGTGAAGCTAAAGATTTCGTGGATGTTTTGCTGGAAATTCAGAATGGAAACGAAACTTGCTTTCCTCTTCAAAGGGATTCATTGAAAGCTATTCTCTTGGTAATTTATTATCATCTCTCTTACTGTTACTTATTCCCTCCTTGGTATgtcttgttttaatttttgttttaagcACTCGGATATAATTCGTACTAATATACTGATTCATTGAAAGCTATTCTCTTGGTAATTTATTACCATCTCTCTTACTGTTACTTATTCCCTCCTTGgtatgttttgttttaatttttgttttaagcACTCAGATATAATTCGTACTAATATACTGATTcatagttcaaattttaaaacttggGACTAAAATTTTTATAATGGGAACACTTTGGCAATCTAGTTTACCAACATGGCTAAAGTATATACTTCCTAGTACCTATATACTTCAATTGTATATCTGTGTATAGGTATATATCctatatgtatattttgtataatgtatCTGCTATATATACACTACTTACATATCTTATAATTTTCCCTATTATTTTGCCAATTAGTTTGAATTCTATAACCTCTTTGATTTATTGATCCACCCGGAGTAATAACGGAGCTCATaaagttgtttttaattatGTGTGTTTCTGTTAATGCAAAGGACTCGTTTATTGCTGGTGTGGATTCAATATATACAACTTTAGAGTGGATAATGATAGAGCTTTTGAGGAATCCAAGAGCCATGGAGAAATTACAAAATGAAGTGAGAGGATTAGCCCAAGGGAAAGCAGAGATAACAGAGGACGACTTAGGAAATATGCAATATCTGAAAGCAGTGATCAAAGAGACTCTCAGGCTTAATCCACCGTTTCCAATACCAGTTCCTCGAGAATCAATGGAAGACGTAAAATTACTAGACTATGACATACCTGCTAAAACTCAAGTCCTTATTAATGTTTGGGCAATGGGAAGAGACCCATTGTCATGGGATGATCCAGAGGAATACCGACCTGAGAGATTCTTGAATAGTGATATTGATTTCAGAGGACTAAACTTTGAGTTAATTCCATTCGGAGCTGGCAGGAGGGGTTGCCCGGGAATTCCTTTTGCTAGTGTGATAATTGAGCTAGCATTAGCAAGGCTTGTGCACAAATTCAATTTTGCATTACCACAAGGAATGAAAAAGGAGGATTTGGATATGAGTGAATGCACTGGCATCTCCATTCACAGGAAATTGCCTTTACTAGCAGTGGCAACTCCGTGCggtatttagttttttttctttcaatttcttataatgtcataaaatatactagtaAATAAGTACTAAACTACTTAATAGTTAATAATTTGAAACCCATTGAAATGGGCAGTGGAAGAGAATTTCAGAATTCACTGTATGTAAGAAGTGTACTGGTTGACTCCTTTTTTCTTGGGTGTTTTGTATATCTCTTTTATGTTCTCAAATGCAAATGACCTAGTTGATGATTAGGGTTTACAAGAGCTAAATAAACTTTGCATTCTCTAGAGAGAAACACGCTCTGCCTCTCCTAAAGATATCTAGGTCGTGGAAACATGTGAATATTACAGTGCCATATATAGGGGTAGAGTTGTAgtgaaataagaaagaaaaagtcaAGAAATAGGAGGACCAAACCCAGTTGTGGCATGTCAAGGAAATAATAGTCATGTGCTAAAATACTTTGCTTATGAAGATTGTTCTTCTTGCCTAGCAAACCAAATTTGTGGAATTATACATACTGAATGCTAGTAAAGCTTGCATAAAATTACTACATGCCCCATGGTACTATCAAATAATGGTCCAAGGAAACAATAATGAACcaagaaaaatatgattatatatatatatatatattacatttgTCTATACTCAATTCTCCAAATTGCTACATAAGAAAATGGAGCTTCCTTGGTATTCTATTGCTGTTCCTCtgtttgttttcattttctttcttcataaCTGCTTTACTACttccaataataataaaaaaataccaCCATCACCAACAAAGCTCCCAATCATTGGAAATCTGCATCAGCTTGGTTCGCATCCTCACCGTTTTCTCCATAaactatcaaaaaaatatagtcCAGTCATGCTACTTCACTTGGGCAGTAAGCCAGTGATTGTTGTTTCTTCTGCTGAAATTGCTCGTGATATCATGAAAACTCACGATCTCGTATGGTCAAACAGGCCTAAATCAAGCATCACTGATGAACTCATTTATGGCTCTACAGACATGACATTTAGTCCCTATGGTGAATACTGGAGACAAATTAGAAGCATCACCGTGCTTCACCTTCTCAGCAACAAAAGAGTTCAATCTTATTGTCATGTGAGAGAAGAAGAAACATCAAACATGATTGAAAAAATCAGGCAAGAGTGTGATTCAGTGATAGATATGAGAGATGTTTTAAGTTGTATGACTAATAACATAATCAGCAGAGTGAACCTAGGAAGGACATACTATGAAGGGGAAAGTGGGATAGCTGTTAAGGCTCTCGAAGAAGAAATTCTTGAACTTCTTGGTCCTTTTAACGTTGGGGATTATATTTCATGGCTTAAATGGGTTAATAAATTTAATGGTCTGGACACTAGAGTGAAGAAAGTAGCAAAAGATATGGATGAATTTCTAGAGAGCGTGATTGAAGAACGCGTCATAAGGGAAAGCAGAATATAGTGCGGGTGAAGCTAAAGATTTCGTGGGCGTTTTGCTGGAAATTCAGAATGGAAAAGAGACTGGTTTCCCTCTTCAAAGAGATTCATTGAAGGCTCTCCTTTTGGTAATTTTGCATCTCTCTTACTACTCCTTATTCCCTTGgcatgttattttttttttaaaaaaagaagatatagTATATTGCTTCATTGTTCAACTTTAATTAATCCACCTAGAGTAAAAATGGAgctcataaactcatttttatttgtgtttctCTCAATGCAAAAAGGACTTATTTACTGCTGGTACGGATTCAATATATACAACTTTAGAGTGGATAATGATAGAGCTTTTGAGGAATCCAAGAGCCATGGAGAAATTACAGAATGAAGTGCGAGAATTAGTCCAAGGAAAAGCAGAGGTAACAGAGGACGACTTAGGAAATATGCAGTATCTCAAAGCAGTGATCAAAGAGTCCCTCAGGCTTAATCCACCGTTTCCACTACTAGTTCCTCATGAATCAATGGAAGACGTAAAATTACTAGACTATCACATACCTGCTAAAACTCAAGTCCTTATTAATGCTTGGGCAATCGGAAGAGACCCATTGTCATGGAATGATCCAGAGGAGTACCGACCTGAGAGATTCTTGAATAGTAATATTGATTTTAGAGGACTAAACTTTGAGTTGATTCTGTTCGGAGCTGGTAGGAGGGGTTGCCCAGGAATTACTTTTGCTATAATGGTAATAGAGCTAGCATTAGCAAAGATTGTGTACAAATTCAATTTAGCATTACCACAAGGAATGAAAAAGGAGGATTTGGATATGAGTGAATGTACTGGCATCTCCATTCGCAGGAAATTACCTTTACTAGCAGTGGCAACTCCGTGCGCtagttagttttttttcccTTCCATTTCTTATTATgtcataaaatataataatttgaaaCCCATTGGAAAGGGCATTGCAAGAGAATTTCAGAATTCACTGTATGTAAGAAGTGTACTGGTCGACTCCTTTTTTCTTAGGTGTTTTGTATATCTCTTTTATGTTCTCGCTCTActtgttttcattttctttctccaTAAGTCGTTCGTTACTACCCGAAAAAAGTTATCACCACCAACTTGGGTCGCAACCTAACCGTTCTCTCCATAAACTATCAGGTCCGTTAGCCATTAGCTTGCATTGTCCTCCTGATCTTAAGCCCTAACCTTTAGTGTCTAAAGAAGATTTTCCACATTAGTTGGAGTTACAAGAGCTAAATACACTTTGCATTCTCTAGAGAGAAACATGCTCTGCATCCCCTAAAGATATCTAGGTTGTGAAAACATGCGAATATTACAGAGCCATAGGGGTAGAGTtctagtaaaataaaaataaaaaagtcaaaGAAATAATAGCCATGGGCCAAAATACTTTGCTTATGAAGTTCTTCTTGGCATGCAAACCAAATTTGTGGTAGACAAATTGTGGGTTACTTTTTATTTTGGCACATGACTATTATTtatgactttttctttttctatcttgGAGGCCAACTTaactttactattttttttggttcttATGTTTATAACAACTAAATGAggtttaaaaattaaatgacaatatacatatataacaagtAACTCACTATAGCACTCATGAAATGTTCAGGCAAATGCTATCACTGTACCACTATAGAGAGGTTTGACtgtatctttatttattattttgtggCCGTACAAATTAACTAGTGGAAATATACATACGGAATAGTAGTAAAGATTGcataaaaattatgataaaacgTATGCATCCATTAGCGATCACTGGACTAGGTCCTTCGATAAAATAATAGCGcagaaaataaataactcaaagtAAATCAAGCACAAGGATTTTACATGGACaccccttgctcaagggaggtGAAAACCACGACTTGTACTCATATGATTTCAACCCAAACTCCATTTCACTCAAAACTGAGCACAACTTCATATTACAACTTCTTGTAACCTAGGAATTAAACTCTTAAATCCTCCCCCCCTTACTGTAACAACTCTACTACAAAGGAAACTAAGCAATAACTCCATTGCCCACTaaaccaactaactctagttgatCTAAACTTCAAGAACCCAACAAGGCTAACTCTTGCCACCAACTCATATCTCAAAGATAGGAGCGTAAACAAGCAGCAACTCTAGTTGACACTCCTAGGCAATTCTACCTAAGAGACATCAAAACAATGATGTAGAGAGGCTTGACTAAAATATAGATGATTTGAGTAACTAACTCTAGTTAATCCGACTCAACCTAAAGACTTAGACAAGCAACAAATCTACTATCCTTTATAATTTAGGAGTAGATTTACAATATAAGAACACAAGAAAAAGCTCAAAAATATAGCAAAAGACGCTTCAGCACTCCATCGGGTCCCTTGTTGAGTATAAGCagtgttcttccttgaagatggctTTTTCTTTGTGagcttatgaattttcagaATTCACAAACATTGTTTGCCAAAACTTGGCTTGTGTCATTTGAGAAGAAGACTAGTATGAAATGGACACAAACCCTTCGGGCAAAGCCATTGGCTGAGTCTGCTGCTACGATAAGACATGCACCAGCCACAACAGAGTTGGTAGTTGTGGCAGTTTTTAGACAActatctttttgtttttttccacGTACGCAGTCTTTCCTCGACAAGATCCCTTGTTAGATCAAAAAGTttattaaatcatcaaaacttcaaatCAGCTCCAAAATAACATTTTCCCTCTTTTTGGTGACTACAAACTTATTCAACTTCCCTTGTTATATCCcgaagtttgttaaatcatcaaaacttcaaatCAGCTCCAAAATAACAAATTACTATATGCCCCATGACACTATCAAATAATGGTCCAAGGAAACAACGGGCAGTaattaaccaagaaaaaaaaacaaaaaagttgtTATGTGGTGCTTGTCTCCTTCAATTTATGTGGTGAAGCTTctattaatataatatgataaaacATTACATATATCTATATTCAATTCCCAATTTCTCATAATTgctaaattaaaaaatggagTTCCCTTGGTATTCTGTTATTATTCCTCtgtttgttttcattttctttcttcaaagGTTCTTCTTTACTACTtccaataataacaaaaaattaccACCATCTCCAAGAAAGCTCCCAATCATAGGGAATTTGCACCAACTTGGGTCGCATCCTCACCGTTCTCTCCATaaattatccaaaaaatatGGTCCAGTCATGCTACTTCACTTGGGCAGCAAACCAGTGCTCGTTGCTTCCTCTGTTGATGCTGCTCGAGATATCATGAAAACACACGATCTTGTATGGTCAAGCAGACCTAAATCAAGCATCGCTGATGGACTTATATATGGCTCCACAGATGTGCCATTTAGTCCCTATGGTGAATATTGGAGACAAATTAGAAGCATTGCCGTGCTTCACCTACCCAGCAACAAAAGAGTCCAATCTTATCGTGATATCAGAGAAGAAGAAACATCGAACATGATTGAAAAAATCAGGCAAGGTGGTGATTCTTCGAATTCAGTGATAGATATGAGAGATGTTTTAAGTTGTATGACGAATAACATAATCAGCAGAGTGACCACAGGAAGGACATACAATGGAGGGGACAGTGGAATACCTGTTAAGGCTCTTCTAGAAGAGCTTCTTATACTTTTAGGTATATTTAGCATTGGGGATTATATTCCATGGCTTAAATGGGTCGATAAAATCAACGGTCTAGACAGTAGAGTGAAGAAAGTAGCTAAAGATTTGGATGCATTTCTAGAGAGCGCTATTGAAGAAGGCGTGACTAGGAACAAGAAAGCAGAAGGCAGTGCGGGTGAACCTAAAGATTTCGTGGGCGTTTTGCTGGAAATTCAGGATGGAAAGGAGACTGGTTTTC
Protein-coding regions in this window:
- the LOC125858658 gene encoding cytochrome P450 71A4-like, translating into MEFPWYSVIIPLFVFIFFLQRFFFTTSNNNKKLPPSPRKLPIIGNLHQLGSHPHRSLHKLSKKYGPVMLLHLGSKPVLVASSVDAARDIMKTHDLVWSSRPKSSIADGLIYGSTDVPFSPYGEYWRQIRSIAVLHLPSNKRVQSYRDIREEETSNMIEKIRQGGDSSNSVIDMRDVLSCMTNNIISRVTTGRTYNGGDSGIPVKALLEELLILLGIFSIGDYIPWLKWVDKINGLDSRVKKVAKDLDAFLESAIEEGVTRNKKAEGSAGEPKDFVGVLLEIQDGKETGFPLQRDSLKAILLDSFTAGTDSIYTTLEWIMTELLMHPRAMETLQNQVRGLAQGKAEVTEDDLASPQGRRGCPGSVFAIVAIELELARIVHKFNLALPKGEELDMTECTGLTIRRKSPLLALATPYST